The Sulfitobacter sp. SK011 genome has a window encoding:
- a CDS encoding 2-keto-4-pentenoate hydratase, whose amino-acid sequence MTNPISTEVARAFLSVRQGAKSLSREWAADKALTPSQAYEVQSLVAAELGPVGGFKFAQRSGQPAIMAPIQRADILVSGAKFPASGSPVGIELEVGFRLNAALPSIDAPDFKELLRACVSPVAVIETVQTRLADLDTVPAVLKLADHQTNGGLIVGDPAKVWDGSPFGTVDAYLTFDDEVVLDGRTNLPFGPAFDCLVALARMVGDHCGGLNAGHIVITGSLNGLPWLPPGTRVRGSIEGIGSVAVDLE is encoded by the coding sequence ATGACTAATCCAATCTCAACGGAAGTTGCCCGCGCGTTTTTGTCTGTAAGGCAGGGCGCAAAAAGTCTGTCACGCGAATGGGCGGCAGACAAAGCGTTGACGCCATCCCAAGCTTATGAGGTCCAGTCGCTGGTGGCCGCAGAACTTGGTCCTGTTGGTGGCTTCAAGTTCGCGCAACGCTCCGGACAACCTGCGATCATGGCACCAATTCAGCGCGCCGATATTCTAGTATCCGGTGCAAAATTTCCTGCATCGGGTTCGCCTGTCGGTATTGAACTTGAGGTTGGCTTTCGTCTGAATGCTGCACTACCATCGATTGATGCACCAGATTTTAAGGAGCTTCTGCGCGCGTGCGTCAGCCCTGTGGCTGTAATCGAAACAGTGCAAACTCGCCTCGCTGATCTGGACACCGTGCCGGCAGTTCTGAAACTCGCTGATCACCAAACGAACGGCGGGCTGATCGTGGGCGATCCTGCCAAGGTTTGGGACGGATCACCGTTTGGAACCGTTGATGCATATTTGACGTTTGACGATGAGGTGGTGCTAGATGGCAGAACTAACTTGCCGTTCGGCCCCGCCTTTGATTGCCTTGTCGCGCTTGCTCGGATGGTGGGTGATCATTGTGGTGGGCTAAATGCAGGCCACATAGTCATCACTGGTTCACTGAACGGGTTGCCTTGGCTGCCCCCCGGCACCAGAGTACGGGGAAGCATCGAAGGTATCGGATCTGTCGCTGTCGACTTGGAATAG
- a CDS encoding TRAP transporter small permease subunit, with the protein MNTFSHIVSWLFGILLVALSGFVALETVSRKIFNYSFQGADELGGYVLAVGGALSFSVALIERGHIRIDLLHGRFSPRLQAFLNWVAYVSLAIFGLFLARYCWLVVRDTVEYGSVAPTAWATPMIWPQSVWYGAMLIFTGISVWTAIAATRLLFSGEIDRLNDEYHTKSVMEELKEELDDLKARN; encoded by the coding sequence ATGAACACGTTCTCACATATTGTCAGTTGGCTTTTTGGCATCCTGCTGGTCGCGCTGTCTGGCTTTGTCGCTCTGGAAACTGTCAGCCGAAAGATCTTCAATTATTCTTTCCAGGGGGCCGACGAATTGGGCGGCTACGTACTTGCGGTTGGCGGCGCGCTTAGTTTCTCAGTGGCATTGATCGAGCGCGGACATATTCGCATCGATCTATTGCATGGTAGATTCAGTCCTCGCCTGCAGGCGTTTCTGAACTGGGTTGCCTATGTCTCGCTAGCCATTTTTGGCCTATTCTTAGCCCGCTATTGCTGGCTTGTGGTTCGTGACACAGTTGAATACGGGAGCGTCGCACCGACCGCATGGGCAACACCGATGATTTGGCCGCAAAGTGTTTGGTACGGAGCAATGCTGATTTTCACTGGCATAAGTGTTTGGACTGCCATCGCGGCAACACGTCTGCTGTTTTCCGGAGAAATAGATAGGCTGAACGACGAATATCATACAAAAAGCGTGATGGAAGAACTCAAAGAAGAGCTCGACGATCTCAAGGCGAGGAATTGA
- a CDS encoding amidase, producing the protein MSTMWKLGITDLAAAFRAGSADPVSVAAEYRARITRIDPELNCYVALNPNLEKEAAESAARFQKSVPRSALEGVPIAVKDNLVVSGMPASWGSAVFADRGNCETDELPIARLRAAGAIILGKTNTPEFAVEGYTNNRLFGTTGNAWNSKLTPGGSSGGSVSAVAAGMAAAAIGTDGGGSIRRPAGYTGLCGLKPTIGAVPRSGGLPQVLLDFEVAGGMARSAADLRLLHDVMAGPDRADPMSRRRAEPPMPRENLRVLYVPLLGENPCDPGILSRCADAVDVLRKMGHTVTEGHIPFELDALNAFWSKFGQVGLASMRDAIPEMATKASQKYLDMADQGAAVPASEFYGALDQVRELRAAASIFFADWDAIMIPSAAAQPWAADQPYPLTIDGQEVGPRGHAIYTGWVNAAGLPAINLPAQRHDDGMPVGFQLIGDMFAEDLLLGLGADYEALNGGWVWPEWLTND; encoded by the coding sequence ATGAGCACAATGTGGAAATTGGGCATTACTGATCTTGCAGCCGCCTTTCGCGCAGGCAGTGCGGATCCTGTCTCGGTCGCCGCCGAGTATCGCGCACGGATTACAAGAATTGACCCAGAACTCAACTGCTATGTGGCACTTAATCCTAACCTCGAGAAGGAAGCCGCTGAGAGTGCTGCGCGTTTCCAAAAAAGTGTGCCTCGCTCGGCTTTAGAAGGCGTACCGATTGCGGTCAAAGACAACCTTGTGGTGAGCGGAATGCCCGCAAGCTGGGGGAGCGCGGTTTTTGCCGACCGAGGCAACTGCGAGACTGATGAGCTGCCAATTGCACGGTTGCGCGCCGCTGGAGCGATAATTTTAGGAAAGACTAATACGCCAGAATTCGCCGTTGAAGGGTATACCAACAACCGGCTGTTCGGCACCACTGGAAATGCGTGGAACTCCAAACTCACTCCCGGCGGATCATCTGGTGGATCTGTTTCAGCAGTGGCCGCAGGGATGGCGGCGGCGGCCATCGGAACTGATGGTGGCGGATCGATACGACGTCCGGCTGGATATACAGGGCTCTGTGGCCTGAAGCCTACGATTGGTGCCGTGCCGCGTTCGGGCGGGTTGCCACAAGTGCTGCTGGATTTCGAAGTCGCTGGTGGTATGGCCCGCAGCGCAGCTGATCTTCGACTTCTGCATGATGTCATGGCAGGTCCGGACCGCGCTGACCCGATGTCGCGCCGCCGCGCTGAACCGCCAATGCCGCGAGAAAATCTGCGCGTACTTTACGTACCATTGTTGGGTGAGAACCCCTGCGATCCGGGCATCCTGTCGCGCTGTGCCGATGCTGTCGATGTCCTGCGAAAAATGGGGCACACGGTGACCGAGGGCCACATTCCTTTTGAGCTGGATGCGCTAAATGCGTTCTGGTCCAAATTCGGGCAGGTCGGGCTGGCAAGTATGCGGGATGCGATTCCAGAAATGGCGACAAAGGCCTCGCAGAAGTACCTTGATATGGCGGATCAGGGAGCCGCCGTGCCGGCTTCTGAGTTTTATGGCGCGCTTGATCAAGTGCGCGAGCTTCGCGCCGCCGCTTCGATCTTTTTTGCCGATTGGGATGCCATTATGATTCCGTCTGCGGCTGCGCAGCCTTGGGCTGCCGATCAACCCTATCCGCTAACGATCGACGGCCAGGAGGTTGGCCCGCGCGGCCACGCCATCTATACAGGTTGGGTCAATGCCGCTGGTTTGCCTGCCATAAATCTACCGGCTCAACGCCATGACGACGGGATGCCGGTCGGGTTTCAGCTGATTGGTGATATGTTTGCCGAGGATCTGCTGCTTGGGTTGGGTGCTGATTATGAAGCCCTGAACGGCGGATGGGTTTGGCCGGAGTGGCTGACCAATGACTAA
- a CDS encoding aspartate/glutamate racemase family protein translates to MRILLINPNTTQELTDRLEAAARGVMSEGTELVAVTAPTGVPYISTRAEAQIGGVQVLEILAERHQDFDAAIVAAFGDPGLGAARELFDIPVVGLAEAGMLTACMLGGKFSIVTFAQALGPWYHECVAWHGLQGRCAGVYMLNGAFSSINAVQDEKADLLVDLARQAIDAGDTDTVVLAGAPLAGLATRVRDQIPVPIIDCAEAAMKQAEALAALRPRGAEAGSFKRPAGKPSFGLATALAARIGGE, encoded by the coding sequence ATGCGCATATTGTTAATCAATCCAAATACGACACAAGAACTGACCGACAGGCTTGAAGCCGCCGCACGTGGCGTCATGTCGGAAGGCACGGAACTTGTCGCGGTGACTGCGCCAACTGGTGTCCCCTACATTTCTACGCGGGCAGAAGCGCAGATTGGAGGCGTTCAGGTATTGGAAATTTTGGCAGAGCGTCATCAGGACTTTGATGCCGCAATTGTCGCTGCTTTCGGTGATCCCGGGCTAGGAGCGGCACGGGAATTGTTCGACATTCCCGTCGTCGGTCTGGCTGAGGCGGGGATGTTAACAGCATGCATGCTAGGGGGTAAGTTCTCCATCGTCACTTTTGCGCAAGCTTTGGGGCCATGGTACCATGAATGCGTTGCGTGGCATGGATTGCAGGGACGCTGTGCCGGAGTCTATATGCTGAACGGAGCCTTTTCTTCGATCAATGCGGTGCAGGACGAAAAAGCCGATCTTTTGGTTGATCTGGCCAGACAGGCCATTGATGCCGGCGATACTGATACAGTTGTGCTGGCCGGGGCACCTCTTGCGGGATTGGCAACTCGAGTGCGCGACCAGATTCCTGTACCCATAATTGATTGCGCCGAAGCCGCAATGAAGCAGGCCGAGGCATTGGCTGCACTGCGCCCACGAGGGGCCGAGGCGGGCAGCTTCAAACGGCCAGCGGGGAAACCGTCCTTCGGTCTGGCAACAGCGTTGGCGGCACGAATTGGAGGAGAATGA
- a CDS encoding TRAP transporter substrate-binding protein, translating into MLSTNLRNTCFGALIGVAMTAIPAVAETTNLKALGQPGATGLIQKNLEGPFFAEFAERTGLDIAVSFQTLDQTGIKGAEELRILKSGLFDIISLRNQQVSRDEPILLGLDLVGQNPTFEEGRKTIKAFSPAVDARLQAQFNTKLLGLWPFGPQVLFCNHPIESLKDVSGLKVRTYDQNLANFIETLGGTPVPIGFADVHQSLARGVVDCAITGPSSANSAAWPEVTTHVLPVAFQVAIQGYGMNLDAWNKFSAEDQGKIQAAFDAHIDDIWEYSEELFDDSMRCNVGETPCELNKPYNLVNVPVSDEDIATVQGAVKDLSFPAWKAICDEKNPTCSSSWLETVGPRFGMKP; encoded by the coding sequence ATGCTTAGCACTAACCTGAGAAATACCTGTTTTGGGGCGCTGATTGGCGTCGCCATGACGGCCATACCGGCAGTGGCTGAAACCACCAATCTTAAGGCTCTCGGTCAGCCCGGCGCAACCGGATTGATCCAGAAAAATCTAGAGGGTCCGTTTTTTGCTGAATTTGCCGAGCGCACTGGCCTTGATATCGCCGTGAGTTTCCAGACTTTGGACCAAACCGGCATCAAAGGTGCCGAAGAGCTTCGCATCCTGAAAAGTGGGCTGTTTGACATTATTTCGCTGCGCAATCAGCAGGTCAGCCGCGACGAACCAATCCTTCTAGGACTCGATCTCGTAGGGCAAAACCCAACCTTTGAAGAAGGCCGGAAAACCATTAAAGCGTTTTCACCCGCTGTCGATGCGCGGTTGCAGGCACAATTCAATACTAAACTCTTAGGTCTTTGGCCGTTTGGGCCGCAGGTTCTGTTCTGCAACCACCCGATTGAAAGCCTGAAAGATGTCAGCGGCCTGAAAGTGCGTACCTACGATCAGAATCTGGCCAACTTTATCGAGACGCTTGGTGGCACCCCAGTGCCGATCGGCTTTGCAGATGTACACCAGTCGCTGGCGCGCGGCGTTGTTGATTGCGCGATTACTGGGCCCAGTTCAGCGAACTCTGCCGCGTGGCCTGAAGTAACTACTCACGTACTACCGGTGGCCTTTCAGGTCGCGATTCAAGGCTATGGTATGAACCTCGATGCCTGGAATAAGTTTTCCGCAGAGGATCAGGGGAAAATCCAAGCCGCCTTTGACGCCCATATCGACGACATCTGGGAATACTCTGAAGAGTTGTTCGACGATTCAATGCGCTGCAATGTAGGTGAGACCCCTTGCGAGCTGAACAAGCCCTATAATCTCGTCAATGTGCCAGTGTCGGACGAGGATATCGCTACGGTTCAAGGCGCAGTGAAAGACCTGTCTTTCCCGGCCTGGAAGGCAATCTGTGACGAAAAAAACCCAACATGTTCTTCATCCTGGCTTGAAACAGTTGGACCACGCTTCGGTATGAAACCCTAA
- a CDS encoding TRAP transporter large permease: protein MTVTVIFLSFLVMLAIMMLGLPIAVIMAIMGAFGGVLTFGWPLLDSTGPVMWSVMNENLLTAIPLFILLGEVMLRSGMADRMYGALAIWLDRLPGGLLHTNIGCCALFAATSGSSVATAATIGTVATPALNERGYDQAKSLGSIAAGGTLGILIPPSVNMLIYGSMSETSIGQLFIAGIIPGLLLTACFMIYIAISNLSDHQPATNIIPIGVKLRALTALIPPAIIFGIVMGSIYAGIATPTESAALGVVAALIMAGLDGHLSLDFFNRCFMNTAKTTGMVLMIILAAFILNVTLSLTGVAQTMTEYVTSLGISTTVLLIILIVFYIILGMFMDVLSMMVLTIPIAVPVVVAAGVDPLWFGIFIILMCELGMITPPVGMNLYVVHGVRGDNGPFMDVVRGAFPYVIIMIAFTGLLIAFPAIVTWLPQTMYGP from the coding sequence ATGACTGTTACCGTAATTTTTCTCTCCTTTCTTGTCATGCTCGCAATCATGATGCTGGGCCTTCCTATCGCCGTCATCATGGCAATTATGGGAGCTTTTGGGGGCGTGCTAACGTTTGGCTGGCCCCTGCTGGACAGCACCGGCCCAGTTATGTGGTCAGTGATGAACGAGAACCTGTTGACTGCGATTCCCCTCTTCATTCTTTTGGGCGAGGTCATGTTGCGATCTGGCATGGCGGATCGAATGTACGGTGCGTTGGCAATCTGGCTGGACAGGCTGCCGGGTGGATTGCTTCATACTAACATCGGTTGCTGTGCACTGTTTGCGGCGACGTCCGGTTCTTCAGTTGCAACCGCGGCAACCATCGGAACGGTTGCCACACCTGCGTTGAACGAACGTGGCTATGACCAGGCCAAGTCATTGGGTTCAATTGCTGCAGGTGGTACCCTCGGTATTCTAATTCCACCGAGTGTTAACATGCTGATCTACGGCTCAATGTCAGAAACATCGATCGGCCAGCTTTTCATTGCAGGCATCATTCCCGGCCTGCTGCTAACAGCATGCTTCATGATCTATATCGCGATCAGCAACTTGTCCGATCACCAGCCTGCGACCAATATCATTCCCATTGGTGTCAAACTGCGTGCCCTCACCGCCTTGATCCCACCAGCGATTATCTTTGGTATCGTCATGGGCTCAATCTACGCCGGGATCGCCACTCCCACGGAATCAGCAGCCCTTGGTGTGGTTGCAGCATTGATCATGGCGGGGCTGGACGGACATCTAAGCCTCGATTTCTTCAACCGTTGCTTCATGAACACGGCAAAAACTACAGGCATGGTACTCATGATCATTTTGGCGGCGTTCATTCTTAATGTGACACTGTCGCTGACTGGTGTCGCACAAACAATGACTGAATATGTGACGTCACTTGGCATTTCAACGACCGTGCTGCTGATCATCCTGATCGTGTTTTATATCATCCTGGGCATGTTCATGGACGTCCTTTCGATGATGGTTCTGACCATCCCTATTGCGGTGCCGGTTGTCGTCGCTGCCGGGGTTGATCCATTGTGGTTTGGTATTTTCATCATTTTGATGTGCGAACTTGGCATGATCACTCCCCCTGTGGGCATGAATCTATACGTGGTACACGGCGTTCGCGGTGATAATGGGCCCTTCATGGATGTTGTTCGTGGTGCCTTCCCATATGTGATCATAATGATCGCGTTCACCGGTCTGCTGATCGCCTTCCCCGCAATCGTGACCTGGCTGCCACAAACGATGTATGGGCCGTAA
- a CDS encoding GntR family transcriptional regulator yields MTAFDSRPIRKTSLHLEAAHALREAIIGGDLAPGDRLDEAEYCDAFRISRTPLREAFKLLEAENLLWVRPGRGVYVTVMTAHEVTDLFEVVSDLERLAVTLAVERMSITDRARLRRMHDRMLHLYRRDELRECFQADFEIHSFLVEKSASSVLRETHFTLMARARRGRYVALFSRARWDEAMIEHESFMEAIERRDAVSAGALVHRHVTRTGAVLRQTLIEEQSRTAI; encoded by the coding sequence ATGACCGCATTTGATTCACGCCCCATACGTAAGACGTCCTTGCATCTAGAAGCTGCTCATGCACTTCGGGAAGCGATAATTGGAGGCGATCTTGCACCAGGTGATCGCTTGGACGAAGCCGAATACTGTGATGCGTTTCGGATATCCCGTACGCCGCTTCGCGAAGCCTTTAAGCTGCTAGAGGCTGAAAACTTGCTGTGGGTACGGCCCGGCCGAGGTGTGTATGTGACCGTGATGACAGCGCACGAGGTTACTGATTTGTTCGAAGTTGTTTCAGACTTGGAGCGGTTGGCAGTGACGTTAGCAGTTGAGCGCATGAGCATCACCGACCGCGCACGACTACGACGAATGCATGACCGAATGTTACATCTCTATCGGCGAGATGAACTACGAGAGTGTTTTCAGGCAGATTTTGAGATCCACAGTTTTTTGGTCGAAAAATCTGCTAGTTCAGTGCTTAGAGAGACTCATTTCACATTGATGGCCCGGGCGCGACGCGGACGCTACGTAGCATTGTTTTCGCGTGCGCGCTGGGATGAAGCGATGATTGAACACGAGAGTTTCATGGAAGCTATCGAGCGGCGCGATGCCGTTTCCGCCGGTGCATTGGTGCATCGTCATGTAACCCGTACCGGCGCGGTTCTGCGTCAGACCCTGATTGAAGAGCAGTCCCGCACCGCGATTTAA
- a CDS encoding aspartate/glutamate racemase family protein → MTNRTLIGVLTPSSNTVLEPLTSAMLAGVENVSAHFGRFRVTEISTSENSDAQFRLEPQLAAADLLADAHVDAIVWSGTSASWLGFDKDLDMCRAIEDRTGIKAGSAVLAINELFAGIEARTFGLVSPYVGEIQDMIVENYATAGLNCVAERHLNETVNFNFSNFSEAEIETMIREVAEAKPDAITVMCTNMRGARIVPQLEQELGIPIFDSTAAALWSGMRLSGSDPAAVNGWGRVFDL, encoded by the coding sequence GTGACAAACAGAACACTAATAGGAGTTCTAACTCCATCATCAAACACTGTGTTGGAGCCGTTGACGTCAGCGATGCTTGCAGGGGTGGAAAACGTCTCGGCGCATTTCGGTCGGTTTCGGGTGACCGAAATATCAACCAGCGAAAACTCCGACGCTCAGTTTCGATTGGAACCGCAGCTCGCCGCTGCCGATCTTTTAGCCGACGCACATGTAGACGCTATCGTCTGGAGTGGGACGTCAGCTAGCTGGCTGGGCTTTGACAAGGATCTTGACATGTGCCGCGCCATTGAGGACCGAACCGGGATCAAGGCAGGATCGGCGGTTCTGGCTATTAACGAATTGTTCGCGGGGATTGAGGCACGAACCTTCGGCCTTGTCAGCCCTTATGTAGGGGAAATTCAGGATATGATCGTAGAGAACTACGCCACTGCCGGGCTGAACTGCGTTGCTGAAAGGCACCTGAACGAAACAGTAAATTTCAACTTTTCCAATTTTTCTGAAGCCGAAATAGAAACGATGATCCGGGAGGTGGCAGAGGCCAAGCCCGATGCCATTACCGTGATGTGTACCAACATGCGCGGGGCGCGGATCGTACCGCAACTGGAACAAGAGCTTGGCATTCCAATTTTTGATTCAACCGCTGCTGCTCTGTGGTCAGGCATGCGCCTTTCAGGATCGGATCCGGCAGCTGTCAATGGTTGGGGCCGGGTCTTTGATCTTTAG
- the hydA gene encoding dihydropyrimidinase, which yields MTDFDLVIRNGRIATASDDFTADIGISGGRIVTLGQHLRAGADEIDATGKLILPGGIDAHCHFDQPMSDGSEMADDFASGTRSAAFGGTTTVIPFACQQKGQSLRAAVDDYHARAAGKPVIDYAFHLIVTDPTEQVLGQELPALIRDGYTSFKIYTTYDDLKLHDRQILDVLALARREGAMTMVHAENSDAIAWLTEKLELAGKTAPKYHADARPAIAEREATHRAISLAEIVDVPLLVVHVSGQEAMEQIAAAQTKGLSIYAETCPQYLFLTAANLDLDGFEGAKHICSPPPRDAANQEHVWRGLKNGTFQIFSSDHAPFRYDGPKGKKAHGTDASFVHVPNGIPGVETRMPLLFSEGVGKGRISLNRFVELTATNAAKLYGLYPRKGTIAIGSDADIVIWDPSREVTITNDILHHNVDYTPYEGRKITGWPETVISRGDIVVRDAQLQSQPGRGVFLECGMPGIPR from the coding sequence ATGACTGACTTTGACCTAGTGATCCGCAATGGGCGCATCGCTACCGCCAGCGACGACTTCACCGCCGATATAGGTATCTCTGGTGGTCGCATCGTAACACTTGGCCAGCACCTTAGAGCTGGCGCCGACGAAATAGACGCCACAGGCAAGCTGATTTTACCCGGCGGTATCGATGCTCATTGTCATTTTGATCAGCCCATGTCGGACGGCTCCGAGATGGCCGATGACTTTGCCTCAGGCACCCGTTCAGCTGCCTTTGGCGGCACAACCACGGTTATTCCATTTGCCTGTCAACAAAAGGGCCAGTCCCTGCGCGCGGCGGTCGACGATTATCATGCCCGCGCCGCTGGCAAGCCTGTGATCGACTATGCTTTCCACCTGATCGTGACTGACCCCACGGAACAGGTGCTTGGTCAAGAGCTGCCTGCGTTGATCCGCGACGGTTATACCTCTTTCAAGATCTACACTACTTATGACGATCTCAAACTCCATGATCGCCAAATCCTTGACGTCCTAGCGCTTGCGCGCCGCGAAGGGGCCATGACGATGGTGCACGCTGAAAACTCTGATGCCATTGCCTGGCTGACCGAAAAACTGGAACTCGCTGGAAAAACCGCGCCTAAATATCATGCCGATGCGCGTCCGGCCATTGCCGAGCGTGAGGCCACGCACCGGGCGATTTCGCTGGCCGAGATTGTCGACGTGCCGCTGCTGGTGGTGCATGTCTCGGGGCAGGAAGCAATGGAGCAGATCGCGGCTGCACAGACTAAAGGTTTATCAATCTATGCTGAAACCTGTCCGCAATACCTGTTTCTAACCGCCGCCAACCTCGACTTGGACGGCTTTGAGGGAGCCAAGCATATCTGTTCCCCACCGCCGCGTGATGCGGCCAATCAGGAACATGTCTGGCGTGGTCTGAAAAACGGAACGTTTCAGATATTCTCATCTGATCACGCACCATTCCGGTACGATGGTCCCAAGGGGAAGAAAGCGCACGGCACGGATGCCTCGTTCGTACATGTGCCAAATGGCATACCCGGCGTTGAAACTCGCATGCCTTTGCTGTTCTCGGAAGGGGTTGGTAAGGGACGTATTTCGCTTAACCGCTTTGTCGAACTTACTGCAACCAATGCGGCCAAGCTATACGGGCTTTACCCGCGCAAGGGTACCATCGCTATAGGTTCAGATGCAGACATTGTTATTTGGGACCCATCGCGAGAGGTGACGATCACTAACGATATTTTGCACCACAATGTCGACTACACGCCCTACGAAGGCCGCAAGATCACCGGCTGGCCAGAGACCGTCATTTCAAGAGGTGATATCGTGGTGCGGGACGCACAATTGCAGTCGCAGCCTGGTCGCGGAGTGTTTTTGGAATGTGGCATGCCAGGAATTCCGCGCTAA
- a CDS encoding LysR family transcriptional regulator: MPLNLLPRSLLYLDAVAVNGSIQGASRSLGISASAIDRQVLLLEEAADMRLFDRHPSGMTLTKAGDMLVVLARRWRNDENDLWSEIQQMQGIDLGHVRIAVMDSLVNGLLPGFIEEVENDFPLVQLEIDVMTPTDAVRALNLGAVDIAFAFNVKSHRNIRTLWSESLPLGCAVSPTHPLANETLVSLQQVTEYPFVLQSQALLIRQLIEADHEWFIHESRQPVSTNSLQLLKQMVRRGQHVAITSEFDVANEVATGKLIFIPLADATAAAQTISLVVSSARVLPKVSQLVSEVLQRCASSVLDRSLHQAKDQRPGPNH; encoded by the coding sequence ATGCCCTTGAATTTGTTGCCAAGATCCCTGCTGTATCTGGATGCTGTTGCTGTAAACGGCTCCATTCAAGGTGCTTCCCGAAGCCTAGGAATCTCCGCATCTGCCATAGACCGGCAAGTTTTACTGCTTGAAGAAGCAGCCGACATGCGGCTTTTCGACCGGCACCCTTCGGGTATGACGTTAACTAAGGCTGGCGATATGTTGGTGGTACTCGCGCGCAGATGGCGAAATGATGAGAACGATCTTTGGAGCGAAATTCAGCAGATGCAAGGTATCGATCTAGGGCATGTCCGGATTGCTGTAATGGACAGCCTCGTCAATGGGCTTTTGCCTGGGTTCATCGAAGAGGTGGAGAATGATTTTCCACTTGTTCAGCTCGAAATTGATGTGATGACGCCAACAGATGCGGTGCGTGCCCTGAACCTAGGGGCCGTGGATATCGCGTTCGCCTTCAACGTCAAATCCCACCGAAACATCCGAACGCTCTGGTCGGAATCTTTGCCACTCGGCTGTGCTGTTTCACCTACACATCCACTAGCAAACGAAACTCTGGTCTCGCTCCAGCAAGTTACTGAGTATCCTTTTGTTCTGCAAAGCCAAGCCTTACTGATCCGACAACTCATTGAGGCAGACCATGAATGGTTTATTCACGAAAGCCGCCAACCAGTCTCGACAAACTCGCTGCAGCTGCTCAAACAGATGGTGCGCCGAGGTCAACACGTCGCCATCACTTCCGAATTCGATGTTGCCAACGAAGTTGCGACCGGAAAATTGATCTTTATTCCGCTTGCGGACGCTACAGCCGCAGCACAAACAATTTCGCTGGTCGTAAGTTCGGCTCGCGTATTGCCGAAGGTTTCGCAGCTTGTAAGTGAGGTGCTGCAACGATGCGCCAGTTCTGTACTCGACCGATCACTTCATCAAGCTAAAGATCAAAGACCCGGCCCCAACCATTGA